The Branchiostoma floridae strain S238N-H82 chromosome 8, Bfl_VNyyK, whole genome shotgun sequence genome has a segment encoding these proteins:
- the LOC118421824 gene encoding uncharacterized protein LOC118421824 encodes MEPSSLPTVLGAKPVEDIDFTSAKKLKEKLDQKIDSFTSHETVNTTQEKSAHESNLTSQDKVTALQNNTPTAQDKVTVPQNNTPTAQEIKELYSKLNKCKVKVVALSLIQPYADEFVMSSRDIPVVSELFDPDNLDLQYHELLPKCLEVNIDLSESQINTIEKDTRTQAKGPGFFRHRAGRIGASVSGAVYHSNLAQPPQSILKSICYPHLYKVNTKATRHGCDQEEAAIKAYETYMNGKHVNFQIKKCGVFISKEHPYLHATPDFLVSCDCCGIGCGEVKCPISVPDCDFDQYVKNKSAFLEKVDGVFKLKKTHNYYHQVQQQLFVLSERKYCDFVVCVWDKNRNAHIVSNRIKPDTEHSNMVLFKLQAFWRICILPEMLGRWYTRKCDVPVKVPDSNAMCFCRGQMGIDDVSCSNPECPYGQFHRTCLGIDGVSLRKTWYCPHCSRLPELRQAGRKSKKKESGPSPVSQAALLCNTICLCKAKPALGEKLLECHNVECKQGRYFHLSCLGMKRLPNNAKTTWQCKSCKQRITAPKTSKGKLAKPVSVVSVSDTSSDEYDDVVITNETSAPLDKYCTLSNLGESDYDIVRDPNGWLTVPPSC; translated from the exons ATGGAGCCGTCATCTCTGCCCACTGTCTTGGGTGCAAAGCCGG TGGAAGACATTGACTTCACATCCGCaaagaaactgaaagaaaagCTGGACCAGAAGATTGATTCCTTCACATCACATGAGACTGTCAACACAACACAGGAGAAAAGTGCACATGAGAGTAATCTGACATCTCAGGACAAGGTTACAGCACTACAGAACAACACCCCAACTGCTCAGGACAAGGTTACAGTACCACAGAACAATACCCCAACTGCTCAGGAGATTAAAGAACTGTATAGTAAGCTCAATAAGTGCAAAGTTAAGGTAGTGGCACTAAGTTTGATTCAGCCATATGCAGATGAGTTTGTCATGTCAAGCCGGGACATTCCTGTTGTGTCAGAGTTGTTTGATCCAGATAATCTGGACCTCCAATATCATGAACTCCTGCCCAAATGTTTAGAGGTTAATATTGACTTGTCAGAGAGCCAGATAAACACTATTGAAAAAGACACGAGGACACAAGCAAAAGGTCCTGGCTTTTTCCGCCATAGAGCTGGGAGAATTGGAGCTTCTGTGAGTGGGGCTGTTTACCATAGCAACCTTGCACAGCCTCCTCAGTCAATCCTGAAGTCTATTTGCTACCCACATTTGTACAAGGTTAACACAAAGGCCACACGTCATGGTTGTGATCAGGAAGAAGCTGCCATAAAAGCCTATGAGACATACATGAATGGTAAACATGTCAACTTCCAGATAAAGAAGTGTGGTGTATTCATATCTAAAGAACACCCTTACCTGCATGCTACACCTGACTTTCTCGTGTCATGTGATTGCTGTGGGATTGGGTGTGGGGAGGTAAAATGTCCAATCTCTGTCCCTGATTGTGATTTTGACCAGTATGTGAAGAACAAAAGTGCATTTCTGGAGAAGGTTGATGGGGTGTTCAAGTTGAAAAAAACCCACAACTACTATCATCAAGTCCAGCAACAGCTATTTGTTCTGTCAGAGAGGAAGTACTGTGATTTTGTAGTCTGTGTTTGGGATAAGAATAGAAATGCCCATATAGTAAGTAACAGGATTAAGCCTGACACAGAACACTCAAACATGGTTCTCTTCAAGTTACAAGCCTTCTGGAGAATTTGTATTTTACCAGAGATGCTTGGCCGCTGGTACACCAGGAAATGTGATGTGCCAGTGAAGGTCCCTGACTCAAATGCTATGTGCTTCTGTCGGGGACAGATGGGTATAGATGATGTATCATGTAGTAACCCTGAGTGTCCGTATGGTCAGTTCCATCGGACTTGTTTAGGAATAGATGGGGTTTCCTTGAGAAAGACCTGGTATTGCCCACACTGTAGCCGGCTACCAGAGTTAAGGCAGGCAGGCAGAAAATCAAAAAAGAAGGAGTCAGGCCCATCACCAGTTAGCCAGGCTGCTCTGCTATGCAACACTATATGCCTATGTAAAGCCAAACCAGCTCTGGGAGAGAAACTCCTTGAATGCCATAATGTTGAGTGTAAGCAGGGAAGGTATTTCCACCTTAGTTGTCTGGGAATGAAGAGACTTCCCAACAATGCTAAAACAACATGGCAGTGCAAATCATGTAAGCAGAGAATAACTGCACCCAAAACTTCCAAAGGGAAGCTAGCAAAGCCTGTAAGTGTTGTATCTGTCAGTGACACAAGTAGTGACGAATATGATGATGTTGTCATTACGAATGAGACATCTGCGCCACTAGATAAGTACTGTACTCTGTCAAACCTGGGTGAGTCAGATTACGACATTGTAAGAGACCCTAATGGCTGGCTTACGG TACCGCCTTCCTGCTAG